A genomic region of Barnesiella viscericola DSM 18177 contains the following coding sequences:
- a CDS encoding TolC family protein codes for MKKIYIGLLLLTGLTGCQYRTYERPEMPQTDSLYQRLAVSGDTASIADLSWQELFTDPLLQQLIETGIAHNTDLSIARLRVKEAEALLTASKLAYLPSVSLTPQGTIRKVEGESATKSYNLAASADWEIDIFGRITNAKREAKAVLEQSEAYRQAVQTQLVATIANSYYSLLMLDKQYEISRSTAELWAENLRVMKALKEAGQTTEMAVAQIEASKLAVDASLLSLQQQITEMENSISSLLGDVPRQIERSTLDAQSFPDTLLVGVPLQLLQRRPDVRQSEAALAAAFYVTNQAYAAFYPSITLSGSAGWTNAAGALITNPGEWLLSAVGSLVQPLFNRGQNVANLKVAKAQQEEALLTFRQSLLDAGTEVNSALLQWQTARQRLKLDEQQIASLESAVRSSELLMLHSSQNYLEVLTARQTLLDAELSAVADRFDEIQGVINLYHALGGGY; via the coding sequence ATGAAAAAGATATATATAGGATTGCTTTTGTTGACCGGCCTGACCGGTTGCCAATACCGCACGTATGAACGTCCCGAGATGCCTCAGACCGACAGCCTCTATCAGCGTCTGGCGGTGAGCGGCGACACCGCTTCGATTGCCGACCTGTCGTGGCAGGAGCTCTTCACCGACCCGCTGTTGCAGCAACTGATCGAGACCGGGATTGCCCATAATACCGACCTGAGTATCGCCCGCTTGCGAGTGAAAGAGGCTGAGGCTTTGCTCACTGCCTCGAAACTGGCCTACTTGCCTTCGGTATCGCTTACCCCGCAGGGAACCATTCGCAAGGTCGAGGGAGAGAGTGCCACCAAGAGTTATAATCTGGCGGCTTCGGCCGATTGGGAGATTGACATCTTCGGTCGCATCACCAATGCCAAACGCGAGGCCAAAGCGGTGCTGGAACAGAGCGAGGCCTACCGGCAGGCGGTGCAGACCCAGCTGGTGGCCACCATCGCCAACAGTTATTACTCGCTGTTGATGCTCGACAAGCAGTATGAGATAAGTCGCTCGACGGCCGAGCTGTGGGCCGAGAATCTGCGGGTGATGAAGGCCTTGAAAGAAGCCGGGCAGACTACCGAGATGGCCGTGGCTCAAATCGAGGCCAGCAAACTGGCGGTCGATGCCTCGTTGCTCTCGTTGCAGCAACAGATTACCGAGATGGAAAACTCCATCTCGTCGCTGCTGGGCGATGTGCCCCGGCAGATCGAACGCTCCACGCTCGATGCCCAGTCGTTCCCCGACACCCTCTTGGTAGGAGTGCCCTTGCAACTGTTGCAACGGCGTCCCGATGTGCGGCAGAGCGAGGCTGCCCTGGCTGCCGCCTTTTATGTGACCAATCAGGCCTATGCCGCCTTCTATCCGTCGATTACCCTCAGCGGGTCGGCCGGGTGGACCAATGCGGCCGGAGCCCTCATTACCAATCCCGGCGAGTGGCTGCTCTCGGCCGTGGGGTCGCTGGTACAGCCGCTCTTCAACCGGGGGCAGAATGTGGCTAACCTGAAAGTGGCCAAGGCCCAACAGGAGGAGGCTTTGCTCACCTTCCGGCAGTCGTTGCTCGATGCCGGTACCGAGGTGAACAGTGCCCTGTTGCAGTGGCAGACGGCCCGCCAGCGGTTGAAACTCGACGAGCAGCAGATTGCTTCGCTTGAATCGGCCGTGCGCAGTTCCGAACTGTTGATGCTGCACAGTTCGCAAAACTACCTCGAAGTGCTCACCGCCCGACAGACTCTGCTCGATGCCGAACTCTCGGCCGTAGCCGATCGCTTCGACGAGATACAGGGGGTTATCAATCTCTATCATGCGTTGGGAGGAGGGTATTGA